A window of the Osmia lignaria lignaria isolate PbOS001 chromosome 2, iyOsmLign1, whole genome shotgun sequence genome harbors these coding sequences:
- the Pof gene encoding RNA binding domain-containing protein painting of fourth isoform X1 produces the protein MHSSLTVAIVVVLYDVFTLQVKERNFSLSIINAFIYIMKRSITDENGETKRSFVKQECINFGYEGSYPVFTSSSSTSSTVTQPLPGQPPLPPMPPPSTGVPPPPHVFGPVPSQVTPIQAWTHPPTPWQWITPQTSPLPPPHPRDITTNTFQRDLPLRGNYMRRERFTHNRSNIYVQRSNFHRKNRRLARFGQSQGQFDQAAYFGATLSNTLGLEWQRNNYTTSAGDAIMSHMPVPLPNHPLPPIPPGILTNRHGEETSDQDVKIVLEEVVVKKNKQRKPMSQSYPSRPWNREDAERALKIENEYNKTVKAQSLIIKFPDPDLNKDIVREFHPGIQNIHFQSPSGPRYCFIQMAESVNIDDAIKELEKIPFGVGHLKVERKSLRDEDNPMPEEIDPYTLYIGNLPESVNVNEVKSKFPTAARVDVGYAQKMRNTRYAFIRYNSVDESISAYKQAHDLMWDTRSIIVRFRRQRGNTCLPGEPKPNVKKVKEELTNNSQVKKELKVNHVDKNITKSEADVDKRLQDNSSKVQNKASSQNQDQKTSSQSPSSSTPTSIASAKSAQQQQQQPWTDQLPQIPSASEAPPPCSSNRETVAETIMLTEIKEEPEDYEEMDMSCNIRSDDDIDDDVNDDDDDDDDDDEEEDDSDDNDDDNEDDYEEENDTEDIDENGSLFNEKHKEIAKDNEPSDHLDQMFSELENMAGDIGF, from the exons ATGCACAGTAGTTTGACAGTGGCCATCGTCGTAGTCTTATATGATGTATTTACATTACAAGTTaaggaacgtaatttttctctaAGCATTATCAACGCTTTTATCTACATTATGAAACGTTCG atAACAGATGAAAATGGAGAAACAAAACGATCGTTTGTTAAGCAAGAATGCATCAATTTTGGATATGAAGGTTCCTATCCTGTTTTTACTTCATCATCTTCAACTTCTTCAACTGTCACGCAACCTTtgccaggacaaccaccattacCTCCAATGCCTCCACCTTCTACCGGAGTTCCACCACCTCCCCATGTATTTGGGCCAGTGCCTTCTCAAGTTACACCTATTCAAGCATGGACACATCCTCCTACACCATGGCAATGGATAACACCTCAAACATCACCTTTACCACCTCCGCATCCACGTGACATAAcaacaaatacatttcaaagagACCTGCCTCTGAGAGGTAATTACATGCGGCGCGAAAGATTTACTCATAATAGAAGCAATATATATGTTCAAAGAAGTAACTTTCATCGTAAAAATAGACGGCTTGCACGATTTGGACAATCTCAGGGTCAGTTTGATCAAGCAGCATATTTTGGTGCCACATTGAGTAATACTCTTGGTTTGGAatggcaaagaaacaattaCACCACATCTGCAGGCGATGCTATTATGAGTCATATGCCTGTTCCTCTTCCTAATCATCCTCTTCCTCCTATACCTCCGGGGATTTTAACAAATAGACACGGAGAAGAAACATCAGATCAGGATGTTAAAATTGTATTG gaAGAAGTTGTAGTTAAAAAGAATAAACAAAGGAAACCTATGTCCCAAAGTTATCCTAGTCGACCGTGGAATCGAGAAGATGCAGAAAGAGCTTTAAAAATcgaaaatgaatataataaaacaGTAAAGGCtcaaagtttaataataaaatttccagATCCTGAtttaaataaagatattgttagaGAATTTCATCCTGGTAtacagaatatacattttcaaaGTCCCAGTGGTCCTAGATACTGTTTTATACAAATGGCAGAAAGTGTTAATATCGACGATGCTATAAAAGAGTTGGAAAAGATACCTTTTGGAGTAGGCCATTTAAAAGTTGAAAGAAAATCTCTAAGAGATGAAGATAATCCAATGCCTGAAGAAATAGATCCTTATACATTATATATAGGAAATTTGCCAGAATCTGTAAATGTTAATGAGGTAAAAAGTAAATTCCCAACAGCTGCCCGTGTAGATGTCGGCTATGCGCAGAAGATGAGAAATACgcg ATATGCTTTCATAAGATATAACAGTGTCGATGAATCTATATCTGCTTATAAGCAAGCGCATGATTTAATGTGGGATACTAGAAGTATTATTGTTAGATTTAGAAGACAGCGAGGCAATACTTGTCTTCCTGGAGAACCTAAGCCTAATGTTAAAAAAGTTAAAGAAGAACTAACGAATAACTCAcaagtaaaaaaagaattaaaagttAATCATGttgataaaaatataacaaaatcaGAAGCTGATGTAGATAAAAGATTACAAGATAATTCTAGTAAAGTACAGAATAAAGCATCATCTCAGAATCAAGATCAAAAAACGAGTTCGCAATCCCCTTCATCTTCTACGCCAACCTCAATAGCATCAGCCAAATCagcacagcaacaacaacagcaaccaTGG ACCGACCAATTACCTCAGATACCTTCGGCATCTGAAGCTCCTCCACCTTGTTCATCCAATAGAGAAACAGTTGCGGAAACAATAATGCTTACGGAAATCAAAGAGGAACCGGAAGATTACGAAGAAATGGATATGTCGTGTAACATTAGATCCGATGATGATATAGATGACGATgtaaatgatgatgatgacgacgatgatgacgatgatgaagaagaagacgattcggatgataatgatgatgataatgaagATGATTATGAAGAAGAAAACGATACAGAAGACATAGATGAGAATGGAAGTCTGTTTAATGAAAAACACAAAGAAATCGCGAAAGATAATGAACCTTCCGAT cATCTTGACCAAATGTTCAGTGAACTGGAGAATATGGCCGGTGATATTGGATTTTAA
- the PCNA gene encoding proliferating cell nuclear antigen has product MFEARLVQSAILKKVLDAIKDLLTEATFECSDSGIQVQAMDNAHVSLVSLNLRSDGFDKYRCDRNLSMGMSIACMSKILRCAGSEDTVTLRALDNPENIVFIFESPNKEKLAEYEMKLINMDQEHLGIPETSYSCVVKMPSQEFSRICRDLSQFGESIAFACSKEGIKFSAAGDYGQATIKLAQTADADNEEHAVVVNMQEPVKLTFSCRYLNCFIKAGPLCAQVQLSMSNDVPLVCEYKIGDIGHIRYYLAPKIDDDEEN; this is encoded by the exons ATGTTCGAAGCTCGTTTGGTACAGAGTGCGATCTTGAAGAAGGTGTTAGATGCAATAAAAGATCTTTTAACAGAAGCTACCTTCGAATGTTCTGATTCTGGAATTCAGGTTCAAGCTATGGACAATGCTCATGTTTCTTTAGTTTCCCTTAATCTCAGAAGTGACGGATTTGATAAATATAGGTGTGATAGAAATTTATCGATGGGAATGAGCATTGCATG TATGTCTAAAATTCTACGATGCGCTGGCTCAGAAGATACAGTTACTTTACGAGCATTGGATAATCCAGAAAAcattgtatttatatttgaatCACCAAATAAAGAGAAACTTGCAGAATATGAGATGAAACTTATAAATATGGACCAGGAACATCTTGGTATTCCT GAAACTTCGTATTCTTGTGTTGTAAAAATGCCATCTCAAGAGTTTTCCCgcatttgtagagatttaagtcaATTTGGAGAATCAATAGCATTTGCATGTTCTAAAGAGGGTATAAAATTCAGTGCTGCTGGAGATTATGGCCAAG ctacTATTAAATTAGCACAAACAGCAGATGCAGATAATGAAGAACATGCAGTAGTTGTTAATATGCAAGAACCAGTAAAGTTAACTTTTTCATGCCGTTATCTTAATTGTTTTATAAAGGCTGGACCTCTTTGTGCACAAGTACAGTTATCAATGTCTAATGATGTACCTTTAGTATGCGAATACAAAATTGGAGATATTGGACATATACGATATTACCTAGCTCCGAAAATTGATGAtgatgaagaaaattaa
- the Pof gene encoding RNA binding domain-containing protein painting of fourth isoform X2: MVFLRKITDENGETKRSFVKQECINFGYEGSYPVFTSSSSTSSTVTQPLPGQPPLPPMPPPSTGVPPPPHVFGPVPSQVTPIQAWTHPPTPWQWITPQTSPLPPPHPRDITTNTFQRDLPLRGNYMRRERFTHNRSNIYVQRSNFHRKNRRLARFGQSQGQFDQAAYFGATLSNTLGLEWQRNNYTTSAGDAIMSHMPVPLPNHPLPPIPPGILTNRHGEETSDQDVKIVLEEVVVKKNKQRKPMSQSYPSRPWNREDAERALKIENEYNKTVKAQSLIIKFPDPDLNKDIVREFHPGIQNIHFQSPSGPRYCFIQMAESVNIDDAIKELEKIPFGVGHLKVERKSLRDEDNPMPEEIDPYTLYIGNLPESVNVNEVKSKFPTAARVDVGYAQKMRNTRYAFIRYNSVDESISAYKQAHDLMWDTRSIIVRFRRQRGNTCLPGEPKPNVKKVKEELTNNSQVKKELKVNHVDKNITKSEADVDKRLQDNSSKVQNKASSQNQDQKTSSQSPSSSTPTSIASAKSAQQQQQQPWTDQLPQIPSASEAPPPCSSNRETVAETIMLTEIKEEPEDYEEMDMSCNIRSDDDIDDDVNDDDDDDDDDDEEEDDSDDNDDDNEDDYEEENDTEDIDENGSLFNEKHKEIAKDNEPSDHLDQMFSELENMAGDIGF; encoded by the exons ATGGTATTTTTAAGGAAG atAACAGATGAAAATGGAGAAACAAAACGATCGTTTGTTAAGCAAGAATGCATCAATTTTGGATATGAAGGTTCCTATCCTGTTTTTACTTCATCATCTTCAACTTCTTCAACTGTCACGCAACCTTtgccaggacaaccaccattacCTCCAATGCCTCCACCTTCTACCGGAGTTCCACCACCTCCCCATGTATTTGGGCCAGTGCCTTCTCAAGTTACACCTATTCAAGCATGGACACATCCTCCTACACCATGGCAATGGATAACACCTCAAACATCACCTTTACCACCTCCGCATCCACGTGACATAAcaacaaatacatttcaaagagACCTGCCTCTGAGAGGTAATTACATGCGGCGCGAAAGATTTACTCATAATAGAAGCAATATATATGTTCAAAGAAGTAACTTTCATCGTAAAAATAGACGGCTTGCACGATTTGGACAATCTCAGGGTCAGTTTGATCAAGCAGCATATTTTGGTGCCACATTGAGTAATACTCTTGGTTTGGAatggcaaagaaacaattaCACCACATCTGCAGGCGATGCTATTATGAGTCATATGCCTGTTCCTCTTCCTAATCATCCTCTTCCTCCTATACCTCCGGGGATTTTAACAAATAGACACGGAGAAGAAACATCAGATCAGGATGTTAAAATTGTATTG gaAGAAGTTGTAGTTAAAAAGAATAAACAAAGGAAACCTATGTCCCAAAGTTATCCTAGTCGACCGTGGAATCGAGAAGATGCAGAAAGAGCTTTAAAAATcgaaaatgaatataataaaacaGTAAAGGCtcaaagtttaataataaaatttccagATCCTGAtttaaataaagatattgttagaGAATTTCATCCTGGTAtacagaatatacattttcaaaGTCCCAGTGGTCCTAGATACTGTTTTATACAAATGGCAGAAAGTGTTAATATCGACGATGCTATAAAAGAGTTGGAAAAGATACCTTTTGGAGTAGGCCATTTAAAAGTTGAAAGAAAATCTCTAAGAGATGAAGATAATCCAATGCCTGAAGAAATAGATCCTTATACATTATATATAGGAAATTTGCCAGAATCTGTAAATGTTAATGAGGTAAAAAGTAAATTCCCAACAGCTGCCCGTGTAGATGTCGGCTATGCGCAGAAGATGAGAAATACgcg ATATGCTTTCATAAGATATAACAGTGTCGATGAATCTATATCTGCTTATAAGCAAGCGCATGATTTAATGTGGGATACTAGAAGTATTATTGTTAGATTTAGAAGACAGCGAGGCAATACTTGTCTTCCTGGAGAACCTAAGCCTAATGTTAAAAAAGTTAAAGAAGAACTAACGAATAACTCAcaagtaaaaaaagaattaaaagttAATCATGttgataaaaatataacaaaatcaGAAGCTGATGTAGATAAAAGATTACAAGATAATTCTAGTAAAGTACAGAATAAAGCATCATCTCAGAATCAAGATCAAAAAACGAGTTCGCAATCCCCTTCATCTTCTACGCCAACCTCAATAGCATCAGCCAAATCagcacagcaacaacaacagcaaccaTGG ACCGACCAATTACCTCAGATACCTTCGGCATCTGAAGCTCCTCCACCTTGTTCATCCAATAGAGAAACAGTTGCGGAAACAATAATGCTTACGGAAATCAAAGAGGAACCGGAAGATTACGAAGAAATGGATATGTCGTGTAACATTAGATCCGATGATGATATAGATGACGATgtaaatgatgatgatgacgacgatgatgacgatgatgaagaagaagacgattcggatgataatgatgatgataatgaagATGATTATGAAGAAGAAAACGATACAGAAGACATAGATGAGAATGGAAGTCTGTTTAATGAAAAACACAAAGAAATCGCGAAAGATAATGAACCTTCCGAT cATCTTGACCAAATGTTCAGTGAACTGGAGAATATGGCCGGTGATATTGGATTTTAA
- the LOC117605906 gene encoding uncharacterized protein LOC117605906 isoform X1 — protein MSSEKMAIAASENYQLKWHSYGAHLHSSVATLLHSESFADVLLATSCGRHVAAHRFVLAACSSYLSHIFQTCHFGANTNAPIIVVLPTEIGYRTLKILIQYMYSGEATVTNDQLEGVLKAGDILRVRGLWRSNTGSKKENIQSNNQKVDRDKREQPPLTGQIQKIKLVQPATEKIVENVQQSTPVQNNVQPQKPTSDRKSIEKTEEKISEPETKKVLEENKNNEQNKNKENLEANGKKRKTTNSDVESNKSKSEDGENTELNLELLVKDEPIWEETIDPSESLTIDHEIDIKPEIVHSADEEEEYTPLTCDMCSQTFNRPSDWVRHIEFTHADMTENRRKKRKGDVDDDSKDFPPLKCDLCGNMYSTPQEWVRHIQTEHTEEQLALMNNSAPPKPKRVHSHQKLCNICQKEFPSHASMVIHQRTHTGEKPFLCSYCKKGFNVKSNLLRHLRTLHDKYVHPSLYGSNGNTNA, from the exons AAAAAATGGCCATCGCTGCTTCGGAGAATTATCAACTTAAGTGGCACAGCTATGGCGCGCATCTGCACAGCTCTGTCGCGACGTTACTTCATTCAGAATCCTTCGCAGATGTCTTGTTAGCAACGTCCTGCGGCCGGCACGTGGCGGCTCATCGATTTGTCCTTGCCGCTTGCTCGTCGTACCTAAgtcatatttttcaaacatgCCATTTCGGGGCAAATACAAACGCTCCGATAATTGTC GTACTACCAACAGAAATTGGTTACCGAACGTTAAAAATTCTTATTCAATATATGTACAGCGGAGAGGCAACAGTGACGAATGATCAGCTAGAGGGTGTACTAAAAGCGGGTGATATATTGCGTGTTCGCGGTTTATGGAGATCCAATACCGGAAGTAAAAAAGAGAATATACAGTCGAATAATCAGAAGGTTGATCGAGACAAACGGGAACAGCCACCGTTGACCGGTCAGATTCAAAAGATCAAACTAGTGCAACCGGCGACGGAGAAGATCGTCGAGAATGTACAACAAAGTACACCGGTACAAAACAACGTTCAACCTCAGAAACCTACCTCAGATAGAAAGAGTATCGAGAAGACCGAGGAGAAAATTAGCGAGCCAGAAACTAAAAAGGTGTTggaagagaataaaaataatgaacaaaataagaataaagaGAATCTGGAGGCTAacgggaagaaaagaaaaaccacCAACAGCGACGTGGAATCGAATAAATCTAAAAGCGAGGATGGTGAAAAC ACCGAGTTAAATTTGGAGCTTCTGGTGAAAGACGAGCCAATATGGGAAGAAACTATCGATCCATCAGAATCACTGACGATAGACCATGAGATTGATATCAAACCG GAAATCGTACACAGTgcagacgaagaagaagaatatacACCATTAACGTGCGATATGTGTAGTCAAACATTTAATCGACCATCAGATTGGGTGAGACATATTGAATTTACACACGCCGATATGACcgaaaatcgaagaaaaaagaggaag GGTGATGTAGATGACGATAGCAAAGATTTTCCACCCTTAAAATGTGATCTCTGTGGTAATATGTATTCGACACCTCAAGAATGGGTTCGTCATATACAAACGGAACATACGGAAGAGCAATTAGCTTTAATGAATAACTCTGCACCTCCAAAGCCAAAAAGGGTTCACAGTCATCAAAAATTGTGTAACATTTGTCAAAAGGAATTTCCAAGCCATGCATCGATGGTGATTCACCAAAGAACGCATACAGGGGAAAAGCCTTTTCTTTGTTCCTATTGTAAAAAAGGCTTtaacgtaaaaagtaatttACTAAGGCATCTAAGGACATTGCATGACAAGTATGTACATCCTAGCTTATATGGGAGTAATGGTAACACTAATGCTTAA
- the eIF4E4 gene encoding eukaryotic translation initiation factor 4E4, with protein sequence MATNNTEEIEEVERKEQEVVNFDEFPPEVLIKHPLQHTWTLWYYEPDRNKSWEESQRKITSFDTAEDFWSLYNHIKPASELRQGCDYSMFKQGIRPMWEDDANKCGGRWLINLDKKQRSIDLDHYWLETLLCMIGEAFNGYSDDICGAVVNVRPKGDKIGVWTTNANNEDSVMEIGRKLRERLKIASKVMIVYQIHKDVMVKAGSQTKNAYTL encoded by the exons ATGGCTACGAATAATACAGAAGAAATTGAG GAAGTAGAGAGGAAGGAACAGGAGGTAGTAAATTTCGATGAATTTCCACCAGAGGTTTTAATTAAACACCCACTCCAACATACATGGACACTTTGGTACTATGAACCAGATAGAAACAAGTCATGGGAAGAAAGTCAAAGAAAAATTACAAGTTTTGATACAGCTGAAGATTTCTGGAG CTTATATAATCATATAAAGCCTGCATCAGAATTACGACAAGGATGTGACTATAGCATGTTTAAACAAGGGATCAGACCTATGTGGGAAGACGATGCTAATAAATGTGGTGGAAGATGGCTTATAAACTTAGATAAGAAACAAAGAAGTATAGATTTGGATCACTATTGGTTAGAAACACTTTTATGTATGATCGGTGAAGCATTTAATGGATATTCTGATGATATTTGTGGAGCTGTTGTGAATGTGAGGCCAAAAGGAGATAAAATTGGTGTATGGACTACAAATGCTAATAATGAAGATAGTGTTATggaaattgg gcGTAAACTGagagaaagattaaaaattgCCTCAAAAGTTATGATAGTATATCAAATACATAAAGATGTTATGGTTAAAGCAGGAAGTCAAACAAAAAATGCATATACTCTCTAA
- the LOC117605906 gene encoding uncharacterized protein LOC117605906 isoform X2 produces MSSEKMAIAASENYQLKWHSYGAHLHSSVATLLHSESFADVLLATSCGRHVAAHRFVLAACSSYLSHIFQTCHFGANTNAPIIVVLPTEIGYRTLKILIQYMYSGEATVTNDQLEGVLKAGDILRVRGLWRSNTGSKKENIQSNNQKVDRDKREQPPLTGQIQKIKLVQPATEKIVENVQQSTPVQNNVQPQKPTSDRKSIEKTEEKISEPETKKVLEENKNNEQNKNKENLEANGKKRKTTNSDVESNKSKSEDGENTELNLELLVKDEPIWEETIDPSESLTIDHEIDIKPEIVHSADEEEEYTPLTCDMCSQTFNRPSDWVRHIEFTHADMTENRRKKRKGDVDDDSKDFPPLKCDLCGNMYSTPQEWVRHIQTEHTEEQLALMNNSAPPKPKRVHSHQKLCNICQKEFPSHASMVIHQRTHTGEKPFLCSYCKKGFNVKSNLLRHLRTLHDKLKE; encoded by the exons AAAAAATGGCCATCGCTGCTTCGGAGAATTATCAACTTAAGTGGCACAGCTATGGCGCGCATCTGCACAGCTCTGTCGCGACGTTACTTCATTCAGAATCCTTCGCAGATGTCTTGTTAGCAACGTCCTGCGGCCGGCACGTGGCGGCTCATCGATTTGTCCTTGCCGCTTGCTCGTCGTACCTAAgtcatatttttcaaacatgCCATTTCGGGGCAAATACAAACGCTCCGATAATTGTC GTACTACCAACAGAAATTGGTTACCGAACGTTAAAAATTCTTATTCAATATATGTACAGCGGAGAGGCAACAGTGACGAATGATCAGCTAGAGGGTGTACTAAAAGCGGGTGATATATTGCGTGTTCGCGGTTTATGGAGATCCAATACCGGAAGTAAAAAAGAGAATATACAGTCGAATAATCAGAAGGTTGATCGAGACAAACGGGAACAGCCACCGTTGACCGGTCAGATTCAAAAGATCAAACTAGTGCAACCGGCGACGGAGAAGATCGTCGAGAATGTACAACAAAGTACACCGGTACAAAACAACGTTCAACCTCAGAAACCTACCTCAGATAGAAAGAGTATCGAGAAGACCGAGGAGAAAATTAGCGAGCCAGAAACTAAAAAGGTGTTggaagagaataaaaataatgaacaaaataagaataaagaGAATCTGGAGGCTAacgggaagaaaagaaaaaccacCAACAGCGACGTGGAATCGAATAAATCTAAAAGCGAGGATGGTGAAAAC ACCGAGTTAAATTTGGAGCTTCTGGTGAAAGACGAGCCAATATGGGAAGAAACTATCGATCCATCAGAATCACTGACGATAGACCATGAGATTGATATCAAACCG GAAATCGTACACAGTgcagacgaagaagaagaatatacACCATTAACGTGCGATATGTGTAGTCAAACATTTAATCGACCATCAGATTGGGTGAGACATATTGAATTTACACACGCCGATATGACcgaaaatcgaagaaaaaagaggaag GGTGATGTAGATGACGATAGCAAAGATTTTCCACCCTTAAAATGTGATCTCTGTGGTAATATGTATTCGACACCTCAAGAATGGGTTCGTCATATACAAACGGAACATACGGAAGAGCAATTAGCTTTAATGAATAACTCTGCACCTCCAAAGCCAAAAAGGGTTCACAGTCATCAAAAATTGTGTAACATTTGTCAAAAGGAATTTCCAAGCCATGCATCGATGGTGATTCACCAAAGAACGCATACAGGGGAAAAGCCTTTTCTTTGTTCCTATTGTAAAAAAGGCTTtaacgtaaaaagtaatttACTAAGGCATCTAAGGACATTGCATGACAA ACTGAAGGAGTAG